Proteins encoded by one window of Lathyrus oleraceus cultivar Zhongwan6 chromosome 1, CAAS_Psat_ZW6_1.0, whole genome shotgun sequence:
- the LOC127121607 gene encoding membrane-anchored ubiquitin-fold protein 1 translates to MAGKQDRLEIKFRLSDGSDIGPKSFAAATSIATLKENILTQWPKDKEYGPRTIKDVKLICAGKVLENNKTVEECQSPLCNLPGGVTTMLVVVQPPNSEKDKKGGSEARQSKCVCVIL, encoded by the exons ATGGCTGGGAAACAAGACCGATTAGAGATTAAGTTTCGGTTGAGCGATGGATCGGATATTGGCCCGAAGAGTTTTGCTGCTGCTACGAGCATTGCTACACTGAAAGAAAACATTCTTACTCAATGGCCAAAAG ACAAAGAGTATGGACCAAGAACTATAAAAGATGTGAAGTTAATTTGTGCTGGAAAAGTATTGGAGAACAACAAAACGGTAGAGGAATGTCAAAGTCCATTGTGCAATCTTCCTGGCGGAGTTACAACAATGCTTGTGGTGGTTCAACCACCGAATTCGGAAAAAG ATAAGAAAGGAGGAAGTGAAGCAAGGCAAAGCAAATGTGTTTGTGTTATATTATAA